ggtcacTGAGAAGAAAACTCACTCAATCTCTGCATTCTCAGGATCATGAACGACCTTGAGGCCCGTCAAATTGTGTAAACGGCGCCGCGACACGGCACCGCGGACGCGATTCAAGAAGCCCTTGACcggctcgagcgcgtcggccatggttgGGTGCGACTGTATTGCGAGGCGGTCATGCAAAGGGTAGGGAGGGAAGCGTTGGTGTTTTCGTGCAAGGTCGAGGTGAGGATGGTTTTGAGGTTCGTGTGGGAGGTTAATGTTCGTTTGCTGTTTTGGAGTGCGGCCAGCCCATCAACAAGACTGGCTGGCCTAGCCTAGCCTAGCCTTccagtgggcgggcgtgccaTCCATGTCACCTCGGGCTCAGTGCCAGGGCAGGTTGGGTGCCCGCTGCAGTGGCTGAATGGGCCGGGCCTCAGGTGGCCGGGCAGGCGTCCGGGCTGCAGACGGGACGGCCGGCTGGCGCTTGGGCGTGCGTGTGCTGTTCCATCTGTTCACTGCGCCAGCTGGCCAACCGCAGAGGTCAGTCAAATCCGGGCCACCATCCATGAAACCTGGAACCACTGGGTGTGGTGAGGTGGGCTGACTGCCGCCACCTGCGCGTCACTCACGAGTCGCGGCGCATCCATCGGCAACTTGGAAGCCCCCCCAAAACAGGCGGCTGGCCCCTTCATTACCCAATAAAATTGAAGGTGCAGACAGGCTGGTGGCAAACGACAGTCAAAATCCATTCATTACCTACGAAGTTCGAGTGCTCGTGTAAGATCACCCCACAGAGCAGAGCAAAGATCAATATCTTGCAGTGACAAAGGATCCCGTAATCTTACACTGAGCGAGGGCGTTTGATGACTTGGGCATATACTGTATGTTGAGCCAAAAAGCCtcctgtacgaagtacagtacctatACTTTGAGTCACACCTCGAGATAGTCAAATCCGTTTGCACGTTCTTGCACACCAGAAACAATCGAGTACACAAACTCCGTTTGCACACATCGGCCAACCACATTTTCTAATAGACTGACCACACTGAGGGGAGAAAAAAAATGTATATTTCGCACTGACGACTACCaaggcctcgagctcgcaTCGCACTTGTCTATTCTGTACACGCAGTCCGTTATCGCCACCCGCCTTCTCGCACAGTCAAGCACAGTTCCCAAAGCCCTATACTATCTCTCCGAgtgccttggccgccgtcgtcgtcgccgtcgccgtcgattTACGTGCATGTGCGCATGCCACATGGAAAAGACACAAAGCGCCAGCCATGCCCCCGTCGATGCTTATTTCTGTGCATCGCCGTCAGTATCATCGTTCTcatcgtagtcgtcgtcgtctttctcttcttcttcttgttctccTTCCTCGTGCTTCCGCAAAGCCAAAAGCAACACAAAGAAGAAAAGACGCCATCATCCGGGTCTCCCTTGCCGGGCCTAGCCCACCACGACCAGGTCAAGCTGCAGTTGCTCCACCGTCTCGCGGTCCGCCTGATCCTGCGCCCGCATCTCGTcatcgtagtcgtcgtcgtcgtggacATCTTTCTGTgcacgctcgccgtcgtggtcctTGCCGGCACCGGCCTCGCCCATGAGGGCGCCCTCGGgcacctcgacggcgggcgtctgCGGCGTGCCCATCCAGTTGGCGTTGCCGGGCGCCGGCTTGtccacgacggcgggccaGTAGTCGAAGTTGTCGCGCACGGCGTAGCCCTTGCGCTGTTGGCCAAGGAccgcgcggcgcagcttcGCCCGCGTGCCGTCCACCTTTTCGAGCAGCACCTGCCTGTagccgaggaagacgaccGTCTCGCCCTCGTACGTGCCCGagaagccgccctcgcgcgtcacccgggccgtcgccgaggcgcccacggccgtcggcgaggtgggcAGCAGGgaggcgcccgccaccgcgaGGCCCGGACCCCCGTCGAGGGGCACCGGCAGGCGGgcctgggcgccggcgccggcgtgcgAGCCCGACGTCTCGGCCACCTCGAGGTTGGCGAGGGTCACGACGTCGGTGACAAAGTaggcctgctggccgtggctgtcgcgcagcaggtcgaAGAGCTCCTCAAAGTACTGcttgtcgcgcagcagctccttgaACTTTTCCCCGGGGGAGTCCATGTGCCACacgcgggcgacggtggcggtgcgggcgctggcgtcgccgcgggcgcggtcgacgaagacgtcgaTGAGGTCGCCGACCGAGGCGCGCACGGCCCCGTCCTTGATGTTGCGCTTCCAGAAGTTGACGTTGTGCACCGTCAGCGGCTTGGGGTCCAGGTCCGCCACCAGCTCCCGCGGCAGCTTGGCCGAGCGGTAGGGCACGCGCCGCTCCGTCGGCAGGTCCGGGTACttgacgacgctgccgatGAGCTTGTCGCGGTACTCGCCGGCGTCCAGGCACGGCTGGATGAGCCACAGCGGCTTGACGTCGCGGTGGTGCGACATGTGCGTgtgagcgtgcgtgcgtgcgagcgagcgtgcGTATGTGTACACAAAGTATGTGTCGCCGTTAGCGTTTTGTGATGCCGGTAGATGACGGGGTGGTGGGATGTGTCGTGATGTTGTGCTGCCTGTCGCTTTTTTCTTGTTTTCGTCTGCGTGCGCTCTCACTCTGTTAGTTTGCTTCTCTCTGCTGTCCGTcggccaacgacgacgcctcgtcTTTCTCTGGTCGCGCCTCTTTCTTGTTCGCTTTCTTTTCCTTGGTGGACCGACGCACGTCGAAAATAGCCCTGGCTGTGCGTGCGCTGGATGTACTGAGTTTGTGTATGTGTGTCTGTGTttgcgtgcgcgcgtgaGCTGTTCGTGAGAGGGAAAGCAGGCGGCGAGTCGTCACGAACCCGGGTGCTGCTTTGTCTGTCCTGCCTCGGCTTGATATAGTATTTGCCTTGTGGTTTGTGGGTGCAGGTGGTGGTTGTTCTTAGGTTTGGCCCCTCGGCAGTGGCGTTGATAATTGAGGTGCGTCAAAGaaacgaggcgaggcgaggtgaggtgaggtgaggtgcgGTGGGTGAGCGAGCAGGGAGGGGCGGGACGGATGCAACCTGAAGttggctgctggctggcacaCTGAACCGGGCCTTGAAGCTGGCTCACTCACAGCCACAGGCCAGGACAGGCCAGGCACCTCACCACTCACCACCGGCAATGGAAAGCAGCTGCTGTATCGCAGTACACAGCTTGTCAACCTGCCCCAGGGCTGCCTCCCACCATCACACAGCCCGGACAGGGCCTCACTGAGGTGTCAGTCCGTGACGTCTAGCCcaggctgcctgccctgcccgccaccaGCTGCGCCACAGACAAGAGTCACCCGCCAGGCAGATTTCAATTTCAACAAGCAGACATGAAGCTCACGAATCCGatccccccttcttccctctATCAGCCTAACCCTCACACCTCATTAACCAACCTCCCACGCTCGTGCGCCCCTTCCCGCTTGCCCAGGCGGCCtgtcgtccccccccccccccccccccccccccccccccccccccccccccgccgacGTTACGCACCttgtcccgccgcccctccccctcccccaaaaAGCCACAGCCGTCCGTCCCCATGGCAGCCCTACTCCACCACCTCGTTGGTACGCCTCCCCACGCCCTAAGTTTCCATTCTCCACCAACTCCACCCAGTACCTGACCCTGACCTAACAAAAAACcggatggcggcgtccacACACCAGacgaagagagagagaaaaacTTCACCCAACCCTTCATAGTCAGTAATAAGGCCACCGTCCCGATAACTCCCGATAAGAGAAAAAAGTCTTCGTGGCTCAGTTGGTTAGAGCGTTGGTCTCAGTAAGACTCTCCTCCAACaccagaaaaaaaaactGTCTACAATGAACAGTCAACTAACAGTCCGCTACAGTATGTGCCATATACATGTGATCAGATTTTACATCTGGGCCATCCAAAGGTCGTGAGTTCGAGTCTCACCGAGGACAATTCTTTTTTGGGGGTGTTTGTAGCATTCTTTTTGAACTTTTTGCTTTGTGTTGTCGTTCATCGTCAAGCTTTTTGGTCTTTCAACCCGGTGCTGCGCTGATGTGCTCAAAATCTGCTTGCTCTACATCCTACAGCTTCCCAGCATTGTCATCACCGCGCGGCGTAGCAAGCAAACTGTGATGATAGTTCGTACATTTAGTTGGCTTCCTGCGTCTCATTCATCATGACCCCATCCATCTATGCCCTCTACTTCGCAACCTCTCAGTCGCACGCAACCCCGTCTCTCCTCGGTCTATCCATGTGTCCTCCGAGTGTACCTCGTACATGTAACAAAGAGAAAAATATTGCCAAACGCATGGGCGTCCCCGTGGTATCAACAAAACAATAGCAACTGTGCCCTCTCATCAAGCGTTACTCCCGGCGCGCCAGAACAGAAACAAGGCACAATAGCTCACGCCCGCACCACCTCCTGGTGTACGAGCCGCAGCACCCAgctcgcctcgggcgcgtTGGCAAACTGGAAACACCACTTCTTGATGTTGCCGCCAGTcgctcccgtcgccggcaccatgcccacgacgccgtctccATTCCTCACCTCCTCCCACACACCGCACACAATGCCCCGGCTGCCCATTGGCGTGAAGCACCCGCTGCCCAGCACCGCGTCCAGCACGATGCGCGGCTTCTCCGACTCCTTCttcggcagcgtcgtcgctgtGATGCGCTTCTCGAGCCCGTGGTTGgcccgcagcgcctgccgccaccccggcggcggccgtcggaTCTGCAGACTGCAGTTGCCGTAGTCCTCCCACTTGGCCGCCCCGACCAGCAGATGCAGCCGGATCCGTATGTTGTCGGGGTTGACGCTCGTCATGTTGCGCCCGCTG
This sequence is a window from Purpureocillium takamizusanense chromosome 8, complete sequence. Protein-coding genes within it:
- a CDS encoding uncharacterized protein (EggNog:ENOG503Q051), which translates into the protein MSHHRDVKPLWLIQPCLDAGEYRDKLIGSVVKYPDLPTERRVPYRSAKLPRELVADLDPKPLTVHNVNFWKRNIKDGAVRASVGDLIDVFVDRARGDASARTATVARVWHMDSPGEKFKELLRDKQYFEELFDLLRDSHGQQAYFVTDVVTLANLEVAETSGSHAGAGAQARLPVPLDGGPGLAVAGASLLPTSPTAVGASATARVTREGGFSGTYEGETVVFLGYRQVLLEKVDGTRAKLRRAVLGQQRKGYAVRDNFDYWPAVVDKPAPGNANWMGTPQTPAVEVPEGALMGEAGAGKDHDGERAQKDVHDDDDYDDEMRAQDQADRETVEQLQLDLVVVG